In Aspergillus luchuensis IFO 4308 DNA, chromosome 1, nearly complete sequence, the following are encoded in one genomic region:
- a CDS encoding putative MFS transporter (COG:G;~EggNog:ENOG410PI9I;~InterPro:IPR020846,IPR011701,IPR036259;~PFAM:PF07690;~TransMembrane:12 (i69-88o108-126i138-159o165-187i199-221o227-251i299-323o335-355i362-383o395-415i422-443o455-476i);~go_function: GO:0022857 - transmembrane transporter activity [Evidence IEA];~go_process: GO:0055085 - transmembrane transport [Evidence IEA]): MRSMAETMTVSTSGKDDKLVATSAVDTESKVDGHVSLGQADAALEYLHAGEVATFSDIDEKRLVRKIDWMVVPLMWAIYFLQYLDKILINYASVMGLLDDTGMRTDQFSNLALAFYVSYLFFELPTGYFMQRLPTAKYLGMNVTLWGLLTTLNCVAKNFPGLVVLRVLLGCFESAVAPALILITSMWYKRNEQPKRIGFWYLGTGTATILGALVAYGLLFYEGDKFYSWQIMFLIFGLITIAVGITVIVVFPDNPMKSRLSHEEKLMVIERLRENRTGIENKHFKWEQFFEAFKDPQTYLIAIIVASGNISNAAISSFSALIIKNFGFDTKETELLTIPGGVVSVISILLGTYLAGRFDQRCFCIIGILCSGLLGGCLMAFAPSDNKGAKLAGNYLTNCVGSALPLLYSTVGANVAGHTKKVTMNAIVLMAFCLGNILGPLSFRTEDEPEYMPAKVAIVATVSVAIVFTVALKCYYIWENRRRDRKCAGLQHEENSEFLDLTDKENLEFRYKH, translated from the exons ATGAGGAGTATGGCGGAAACCATGACAGTTTCTACATCAGGAAAAGACGACAAGTTGGTCGCCACAAGTGCAGTTGACACCGAATCGAAGGTTGACGGTCATGTATCTCTTGGCCAGGCTGATGCAGCACTGGAGTACCTTCATGCTGGCGAGGTGGCAACTTTCTCTGATATCGATGAGAAAAGGCTGGTTCGCAAGATCGACTGGATGGTTGTGCCCCTAATGTGGGCGATCTACTTTCTGCAATACCTAGACAAAATTCTAA TCAATTATGCATCGGTCATGGGCCTTCTTGATGACACTGGCATGCGGACAGACCAATTCTCAAACCTCGCTTTGGCATTCTACGTATCATACCTCTTCTTTGAACTTCCAACTGGGTATTTCATGCAGCGTTTGCCAACTGCAAAGTACTTGGGAATGAATG TGACCCTCTGGGGCCTTTTGACAACTCTGAATTGTGTTGCGAAGAACTTTCCCGGACTCGTCGTTCTTCGAGTGCTCCTAGGATGTTTCGAAAGTGCTGTAGCACCTGC GTTGATTCTGATAACCTCCATGTGGTACAAGAGGAACG AACAACCTAAGCGCATCGGTTTCTGGTACCTGGGCACAGGTACCGCGACCATATTAGGCGCCCTCGTTGCATACGGGCTGCTTTTCTACGAAGGAGACAAGTTTTACTCCTGGCAGATCATGTTCTTGATCTTCGGGCTCATTACTATCGCAGTTGGGATCACAGTTATTGTTGTCTTCCCAGACAATCCTATGAAGTCTCGCCTCAGCCATGAAGAGAAGTTAATGGTAATTGAGCGTCTTCGCGAGAATCGGACGGGTATCGAGAACAAGCATTTCAAATGGGAGCAATTCTTCGAGGCTTTCAAAGACCCTCAGACCTACCTGATCGCTATAATAGTTGCCTCGGGGAATATCAGTAATGCAGccatcagcagcttctcggccttgATCATCAAGAATTTCGGATTCGACACCAAGGAGACTGAGCTACTTACGATACCGGGCGGTGTCGTCAGCGTGATAAGCATCCTACTCGGTACATACCTAGCAGGCCGCTTCGACCAGCGGTGTttctgcatcatcggcatTCTATGCTCTGGCCTCCTTGGAGGCTGTCTCATGGCATTCGCTCCGAGTGACAACAAAGGCGCCAAGTTGGCAGGAAACTACCTGACCAACTGCGTGGGCTCAGCACTTCCCTTGCTTTATTCTACCGTCGGCGCGAATGTCGCCGGCCATACCAAGAAAGTGACCATGAATGCAATCGTTCTGATGGCGTTCTGTCTGGGCAACATACTAGGCCCGTTGTCGTTTCGCACTGAGGACGAGCCAGAGTACATGCCAGCTAAGGTCGCCATTGTGGCCACTGTCTCTGTTGCGATAGTGTTCACCGTGGCTCTCAAGTGCTACTACATCTGGGAGAACCGACGACGCGATAGAAAGTGTGCAGGGCTCCAACATGAAGAGAATTCCGAGTTTTTGGACCTTACAGACAAGGAGAACCTTGAGTTTAGA TATAAACACTGA
- the FGAOX3 gene encoding alkene reductase (COG:C;~EggNog:ENOG410PGTG;~InterPro:IPR001155,IPR013785;~PFAM:PF00724;~go_function: GO:0003824 - catalytic activity [Evidence IEA];~go_function: GO:0010181 - FMN binding [Evidence IEA];~go_function: GO:0016491 - oxidoreductase activity [Evidence IEA];~go_process: GO:0055114 - oxidation-reduction process [Evidence IEA]), which yields MTKLFSPIQVGRMPLAHRLAMAPMTRFRVDDNHVPLDLVTQHYEQRAAVPGTLLITEATIIAPNAGGFPNVPGIWNDAQIAQWRKVTDAVHKKGSYIYMQLWALGRVANPQFLKANGNYDVVSSSPVALDDGPVPRELTEAEIHQYIADYAQAAKNAIAAGFDGVEIHGANGYFIDQFIQDTVNKRTDAWGGSVENRSRFALEVIRAVSDAIGADRTAIRYSPFSTFQGMRMDDRIAQFTHLAEKTAEFKLAYVHLVEPRIAGNAERLASEDESLDFFVKAYRDASPLVVAGGYKADSAKEAVDVQYKDHEVLVGIGRPWTANPDLPFMIQNNVPLRPYEREVFYLPKDPKGYVDYDFSEEFKAVKVAA from the coding sequence ATGACCAAGTTGTTCTCCCCCATCCAGGTTGGCCGCATGCCCCTGGCCCACCGTCTCGCCATGGCTCCCATGACTCGATTCCGTGTCGACGACAACCACGTCCCCCTTGACCTTGTGACGCAGCACTACGAGCAGCGTGCTGCTGTCCCCGGGACCCTCTTGATCACCGAAGCCACCATCATTGCACCCAATGCTGGCGGATTCCCCAATGTTCCCGGCATCTGGAACGATGCGCAGATTGCGCAGTGGCGCAAGGTGACCGACGCTGTTCACAAGAAGGGCTCGTACATCTACATGCAGCTCTGGGCCCTGGGTCGCGTCGCCAACCCGCAATTCCTGAAGGCCAACGGCAACTATGACGTCGTGTCTAGTAGCCCTGTTGCTCTCGACGATGGCCCCGTTCCTCGCGAATTGACCGAGGCGGAGATCCACCAGTACATTGCCGACTATGCGCAGGCAGCGAAGAATGCCATTGCCGCTGGATTTGACGGTGTCGAGATTCACGGTGCCAACGGGTACTTTATTGATCAGTTCATCCAGGACACCGTTAACAAGCGTACCGATGCCTGGGGTGGAAGCGTTGAGAACCGTTCCAGATTCGCTCTTGAGGTTATCCGTGCTGTGTCTGATGCTATTGGCGCGGACCGCACTGCTATCCGCTACAGCCCTTTCAGTACTTTCCAGGGTATGCGCATGGACGATCGCATTGCTCAGTTCACACACCTGGCTGAGAAGACCGCCGAGTTCAAGCTGGCCTATGTGCATCTTGTCGAGCCACGCATCGCCGGAAATGCCGAGAGGCTGGCTTCGGAGGACGAGTCTCTGGATTTCTTTGTTAAGGCGTACCGCGACGCTAGCCCTCTCGTTGTTGCCGGTGGCTACAAGGCTGATTCGGCAAAGGAGGCGGTTGATGTGCAGTACAAGGACCACGAGGTCCTTGTTGGAATTGGCCGCCCCTGGACGGCGAACCCCGACCTGCCGTTCATGATCCAGAACAATGTTCCTCTCCGCCCCTATGAGAGAGAGGTCTTCTACTTGCCCAAGGACCCCAAGGGTTACGTTGATTATGACTTCAGCGAAGAGTTCAAGGCCGTCAAGGTTGCTGCTTGA
- a CDS encoding uncharacterized protein (COG:S;~EggNog:ENOG410PPF7), producing the protein MASNREERLQMRQRGAASRKTKAIDFGFSFGLPTASDEPSQSTSRPDNVGISLFPPAPPPASTTDTPVNSTAPVLATEPEITQPPHISPERKLSSQEGHIRRTPGSARNKLPPRPSPYDLPTEDPPEVGPSRKIRKLDHPRRTSTISFSARNEESSQPLNNGVESIAATQSPPKPTSPPITNGTQHPQGIPSTTPVVQEDPAQTQPPQSAEPVGPDHATEQPPESQQEPQAKATPSPPGEKTRDKRTRRTSQDSEASSRRSPRRSPRGSPQNAVSAKAANVEDSQVSEAMDISPDGKSPVIASPKLAAPDATGSKQDDAEPQATSEAQIPAAQIPSEEHTTTAGDITQQHIVSEAEATGSPIATQPQEAAEPQDAVEPEETNGIEKAAEPHATTAQTKSPTPPRAKRTRGQRAAFVQPQSTTAKQSRLARAGSAESAPAQGMERKRLRGRIAKGQEPTPDIPTIEEEPADDTVNISSQPKDDLVVNKGSRQSRLPRPTVDKKPMRAGRPGRKPARSQVIQEEVPLPEQEEQQPEEQEPEPEPEPKSKSVPEPEIDLQPEAPTEPIPSRPGRRGRGRKPLPETTVDETQAPNEELPAQTEQAEPEIEIQSAQPTGSSKPAKRGRGRRPLSRKENDAAQAEAVEPEPVPEPEEEPQPEPPAEPVPSRPAKRARGRKPASKENAETTPAPDEEATAQAEPAEPTEEAPPPKKRKPRQPRGETVPVTVHRFVNAAVLGEGPEPEGSSDEEEESAEGLAAKEKTKLVSRGGVNAADVLSQICRETLEKTLATLKNGIANEGNAARRAEWTRKKKAVEAYGTELEGRLFELSEMLDSNFVLGRQIKKSKREMMDLRSRLYRVRKEREEVALQMDAVRRKHSEEENAKMARSTINNSLHSLDLALERSRNRPVDESTSQNPEPSSTAGLEFLVRNVAENVSSIAPGAQGGLLHQIKSFNAQLEATARRLES; encoded by the exons ATGGCTTCCA ATCGAGAGGAGCGGCTGCAAATGCGGCAGCGCGGAGCAGC GTCACGTAAAACCAAGGCGATAGACTTTGGGTTTTCCTTTGGCTTGCCCACTGCCTCCGATGAACCGTCTCAATCCACGTCGCGACCGGACAATGTCGGTATTTCACTGTTCCCtcctgcaccaccaccggcctcGACAACGGATACTCCTGTAAACTCGACGGCGCCGGTATTAGCAACGGAACCGGAGATCACACAACCTCCACATATATCGCCGGAGAGAAAGCTGTCATCGCAAGAGGGGCATATTCGCCGAACACCAGGAAGCGCGCGCAACAAACTCCCGCCGCGTCCGTCGCCTTACGATCTACCTACGGAAGATCCGCCGGAAGTCGGTCCTAGTCGTAAGATTAGGAAACTTG ATCATCCCAGAAGAACTTCGACAATATCATTCAGCGCGCGGAATGAAGAGAGTTCGCAGCCCCTCAACAATGGCGTCGAATCAATTGCTGCTACCCAGTCGCCCCCCAAACCGACGAGTCCACCTATTACCAATGGCACACAACATCCTCAAGGGATACCGTCTACTACACCTGTTGTACAGGAGGATCCCGCGCAAACACAACCACCGCAGTCAGCAGAGCCTGTAGGACCTGACCATGCCACGGAACAACCGCCGGAATCTCAACAAGAACCCCAAGCGAAAGCGACGCCTTCTCCGCCAGGCGAGAAAACAAGAGACAAGCGCACTAGACGTACATCCCAGGATAGTGAAGCTTCTTCGCGCCGTTCTCCGCGTCGCTCTCCGCGGGGCTCGCCGCAAAACGCCGTGAGCGCCAAGGCAGCAAATGTGGAAGATTCGCAGGTGTCAGAAGCAATGGATATATCACCGGATGGGAAATCACCAGTCATAGCGTCACCAAAACTTGCTGCGCCTGATGCTACCGGGAGCAAACAGGACGATGCCGAGCCCCAGGCTACTAGTGAAGCGCAGATACCCGCAGCGCAAATACCCAGCGAAGAACATACCACCACTGCAGGTGATATCACACAACAACACATTGTTAGCGAGGCTGAAGCCACCGGATCTCCAATTGCTACCCAACCTCAAGAGGCAGCTGAGCCTCAAGATGCCGTCGAACCCGAAGAGACGAATGGCATTGAGAAAGCGGCCGAGCCTCATGCTACTACAGCACAGACAAAgtctccaacacctccaagAGCCAAACGAACGAGAGGCCAACGTGCAGCATTCGTTCAACCGCAGTCAACAACTGCCAAACAGTCTAGGCTGGCCAGAGCCGGCTCAGCAGAAAGCGCCCCGGCTCAAGGtatggagagaaagaggcttCGTGGACGTATCGCGAAGGGCCAGGAGCCTACGCCTGATATTCCTAcaatagaagaagaaccagccGATGACACTGTGAATATTTCATCCCAGCCAAAGGACGATCTTGTGGTCAACAAGGGAAGTCGGCAATCAAGGCTGCCAAGACCAACGGTGGACAAGAAGCCGATGCGCGCTGGACGCCCCGGAAGAAAACCGGCACGATCACAGGTTATTCAGGAAGAAGTGCCTCTGCCTGAGCaagaggagcagcagccggaagagcaggagcctgagcctgagcctgagccaaAGTCCAAGTCCGTCCCAGAACCCGAAATAGATCTACAGCCCGAAGCACCGACAGAACCCATACCATCCAGGCCTGGCAGACGTGGTCGCGGCAGGAAACCATTGCCAGAGACTACAGTCGATGAAACACAGGCTCCTAATGAAGAACTACCAGCACAAACCGAGCAGGCTGAGCCTGAAATAGAAATACAATCGGCCCAACCAACAGGATCTTCTAAGCCTGCCAAACGTGGTCGTGGCAGGAGACCGCTGTcaaggaaagagaacgaTGCAGCGCAAGCTGAGGCAGTCGAGCCGGAACCTGTACCAGAgcctgaagaagaaccaCAGCCCGAGCCTCCAGCGGAGCCCGTACCGTCCAGGCCTGCCAAACGTGCTCGCGGCCGTAAACCAGCGTCAAAGGAGAATGCTGAGACAACACCGGCTCCGGATGAAGAAGCTACAGCACAAGCAGAGCCGGCGGAGCCCACCGAAGAAGCACCTCCACCTAAGAAGCGCAAGCCCAGACAGCCTCGGGGAGAAACAGTGCCAGTAACTGTCCATCGCTTTGTGAACGCCGCTGTACTTGGGGAAGGACCAGAACCAGAGGGATCatcggacgaggaagaggagtcaGCCGAGGGACTCGCAGCGAAAGAGAAGACCAAGCTTGTGAGCCGAGGCGGCGTCAACGCAGCAGATGTACTAAGCCAGATCTGCCGCGAGACATTAGAAAAGACGCTTGCAACACTCAAGAACGGGATCGCCAATGAAGGCAACGCCGCCCGGCGTGCAGAATGGAcacgcaagaagaaggccgtcGAGGCCTACGGCACGGAACTCGAAGGCCGTCTTTTCGAACTGAGCGAAATGCTCGACAGTAACTTTGTTCTCGGACGCCAAATCAAGAAGTCCAAacgggagatgatggatctGCGGAGCCGACTATACCGCGTCCGGAAGGAACGAGAGGAAGTGGCATTGCAAATGGACGCCGTACGGAGGAAGCacagcgaggaagagaatgcCAAAATG GCCCGCTCAACCATCAACAACTCCCTCCACAGTCTGGATCTCGCCCTCGAGCGCAGCCGCAATCGCCCCGTCGACGAATCCACCTCCCAGAACCCCGAACCTTCCTCCACAGCCGGACTGGAGTTCCTTGTCCGTAACGTTGCGGAGAATGTGAGCTCCATCGCCCCCGGAGCTCAAGGCGGTCTGTTACATCAGATCAAGTCATTCAACGCACAGCTCGAGGCTACTGCGCGGAGACTTGAGAGTTGA
- a CDS encoding uncharacterized protein (COG:S;~EggNog:ENOG410PJT9) — MGWFWGGSNKDDPVKKLDPGLREYLEHEAPEKYVPTTSVPSSQDSSKTVPQDTKPAVSAEPSEPALPSASLFQDGRYAHLWKTYKPPQEKEATEQKTAERVIEKYKQRGDTVHRAAMENCALEHEDLTYCFQTGNWEKRLRARVTLCSEENAKFSRCFTTQAKFLQALGYASSFNWDEEKEERIQMHADKLYHQMLDYEKRVEEAQKAGQEPPPLTSLFNPQAEAPQTPANTPGALEIPGGETIPAGLKPSKPLAQLTPHERELEIRAHNAQLEQQKLYVQEASPFMQTHEDARQKRREKAVSWFGETIGRWVT; from the exons ATGGGCTGGTTTTGGGGTGGCTCGAACAAGGACGACCCGGTCAAAAAGCTTGACCCGGGTTTGCGAGAATACCTCGAGCATGAAGCTCCAGAGAAATACGTCCCAACCACCTCAGTCCCCTCGTCGCAGGACTCCTCCAAGACGGTGCCCCAAGATACGAAGCCAGCTGTCAGCGCCGAACCTTCCGAACCCGCCCTTCCCTCCGCTTCTCTATTCCAAGATGGCCGTTATGCGCATCTCTGGAAGACCTACAAGCCGCCCCAGGAAAAGGAAGCGACGGAACAGAAGACTGCAGAGCGAGTGATTGAGAAGTACAAGCAGCGCGGTGATACTGTGCACCGGGCGGCGATGGAAAACTGCGCCCTGGAGCATGAGGACTTGACCTACTGCTTCCAGACTGGCAATTGGGAGAAACGATTGCGCGCCCGTGTGACTCTGTGCTCTGAGGAAAACGCTAAGTTCTCTCGTTGTTTTACCACGCAGGCT AAATTCCTCCAGGCCCTAGGATACGCTTCCTCTTTCAACTGGgacgaggaaaaggaagaacgGATTCAGATGCACGCTGATAAACTCTACCATCAGATGCTTGACTACGAGAAACGGGTCGAAGAAGCGCAGAAAGCCGGACAGGAGCCCCCGCCTCTCACCTCTCTTTTCAACCCCCAGGCAGAGGCACCGCAGACACCGGCCAACACACCAGGAGCCCTGGAGATTCCTGGAGGTGAGACGATTCCGGCAGGATTGAAACCGTCCAAACCGTTGGCACAGCTTACTCCACATGAACGAGAATTGGAGATCCGAGCACACAATGCGCAACTGGAGCAACAGAAATTGTACGTACAGGAGGCATCGCCATTTATGCAGACACACGAGGACGCACGGCAAAAGCGCAGAGAGAAGGCCGTCAGTTGGTTCGGCGAGACGATTGGCCGTTGGGTTACATAA
- a CDS encoding putative chromatin assembly factor 1 subunit B (COG:B,L;~EggNog:ENOG410PI7A;~InterPro:IPR024977,IPR036322,IPR019015,IPR015943, IPR001680,IPR017986;~PFAM:PF12894,PF09453,PF00400;~go_function: GO:0005515 - protein binding [Evidence IEA]) has translation MLASAGDDGNVLLWVPSELQTQSGLGEDRSDDKETWRVKHMCRSSGAEIYDLAWSPDGVFIITGSMDNIARIYNAQTGQMVRQIAEHSHYVQGVAWDPLNEFVATQSSDRSVHIYSLKTKDGQFTLTSHGKFLKMDLPAKRISSSSPAPPDPSIRSQPAAPSSAAAAIVSPAPSTPGTPMTSNLPMDPPPVSHSRRSSFGSSPSIRRSASPAPSLPLPAVKPLEVPSPGLLGGLGVKNANIYANETFTSFFRRLTFAPDGSLLFTPAGQYKTSHVSATDPTKTTDEITNTVYIYTRAGFNKPPISHLPGHKKPSVAVKCSPVFYTLRQGPQPAKHITLDTSSTEESFSSLPEPVVSSTGDNASMEPPTSAPNDQAKNSSTPKATDRAVSQSPAPVFTLPYRIVYAVATQDGVMVYDTQQQTPICVVSNLHFATFTDLTWSNDGLTLMMSSSDGFCSTLAFSPGELGQPYVAPASAAQQTGAAVSSANSTPLPTPVTAKPSSAVQANPTQAPPASPARSNSVSSVTTQSGSSRLINNPTPTLGSVPLVTATHSAQPPTLPLTTPPQTPMSAASQSGTSYVSNSVLGKRAGESEKEDDKDQSAAPHAQQQNQQQPKKRRVAPTLISAGTNPSATLRDEPPNADVGG, from the exons ATGCTGGCATCtgccggagatgatggcaATGTGTTACTCTGGGTCCCATCGGAATTGCAAACACAATCGGGCCTGGGTGAAGATCGTTCGGACGACAAGGAAACATGGCGCGTAAAGCACATGTGTCGATCTTCTGGTGCAGAGATCTATGATCTCGCCTGGTCACCGGATGGCGTGTTCATCATCACAGGGAGCATGGACAATATCGCTCGGATCTATAATGCTCAGACAG GTCAAATGGTACGCCAGATTGCTGAGCACTCTCATTATGTCCAAGGTGTAGCTTGGGATCCTCTGAATGAGTTCGTGGCGACACAGTCGTCAGATCGCTCTGTCCATATCTACAGCTTGAAAACAAAGGACGGTCAATTCACCCTCACCTCCCATGGGAAATTCCTCAAGATGGATCTCCCTGCCAAACGCATCTCCTCCAGTAGCCCAGCTCCGCCAGATCCTTCTATTCGCTCCCAACCCGCAGCACCGAgctccgctgctgctgctattgtGTCCCCTGCCCCTTCTACCCCGGGCACACCGATGACCTCAAATCTGCCCATGGATCCCCCACCGGTGTCTCACAGCCGACGCTCATCCTTCGGCTCATCTCCCTCGATCCGTCGATCGGCATCCCCAGCGCCATCCTTGCCATTGCCCGCAGTCAAGCCACTGGAAGTACCTTCACCAGGTCTGCTGGGTGGACTTGGCGTGAAGAATGCCAATATATATGCGAATGAAACTTTTACCTCATTTTTCCGGAGGCTGACATTTGCCCCCGATGGTAGCTTGCTATTCACGCCCGCAGGCCAATACAAGACTTCGCATGTGTCTGCTACAGATCCGACCAAGACGACAGATGAGATCACTAATACTGTTTACATCTACACTCGTGCAGGCTTCAACAAGCCTCCCATCTCCCATCTTCCAGGCCACAAGAAGCCCTCTGTGGCAGTGAAATGCTCCCCCGTGTTTTACACGCTTCGGCAGGGTCCCCAGCCTGCGAAGCATATCACATTAGATACCTCGTCAACGGAGgaatctttctcctctcttcccgaGCCGGTAGTAAGCTCTACAGGGGACAATGCTTCCATGGAACCCCCAACGTCGGCGCCAAACGACCAAGCGAAGAATAGCTCGACTCCCAAGGCCACGGATCGAGCAGTAAGCCAGAGTCCTGCACCTGTATTCACGTTACCTTACCGGATCGTGTATGCTGTGGCGACCCAGGATGGGGTCATGGTATATGATACCCAGCAACAGACACCGATTTGTGTCGTTAGCAATTTGCACTTTGCCACATTCACCGACTTGACATG GTCAAACGACGGATtgactttgatgatgagttcATCAGACGGGTTCTGTTCGACCCTCGCGTTTTCCCCGGGAGAATTGGGCCAACCATACGTTGCTCCGGCATCAGCGGCTCAACAGACAGGAGCTGCCGTTTCATCCGCCAATAGCACGCCTCTCCCCACGCCCGTCACTGCCAAACCAAGCTCAGCGGTTCAAGCGAATCCGACCCAGGCACCTCCCGCAAGTCCGGCACGGTCCAACTCTGTCTCTTCGGTTACGACACAGTCTGGTAGCTCGAGGCTCATCAATAACCCGACGCCCACGCTGGGATCTGTGCCGCTGGTGACAGCAACCCATTCAGCCCAGCCTCCGACACTTCCGCTCACTACCCCGCCGCAGACCCCCATGTCCGCGGCCTCCCAAAGTGGGACAAGCTATGTCAGCAACAGTGTTCTAGGCAAACGAGCCGGTGAATctgagaaggaggacgaCAAAGATCAGAGCGCCGCTCCGCACGCACAACAGCAGAATCAGCAacagccgaagaagagacgGGTTGCACCGACCCTGATATCAGCCGGCACTAATCCGTCTGCTACATTGCGTGACGAGCCACCCAATGCTGACGTGGGCGGTTAA